A stretch of Hoplias malabaricus isolate fHopMal1 chromosome 10, fHopMal1.hap1, whole genome shotgun sequence DNA encodes these proteins:
- the LOC136708531 gene encoding C-reactive protein-like, with the protein MACCKMLTPVFLLLRVFSMALSSEVGLGGKVLLFPYETDFSFVKLTPQKPLGLSAFTLCLRVATELQGERQVILFAYRTPDYDELNVWREKDGRVSFYLSGDGAFFHLPPLSKSNQIKSNLFV; encoded by the exons ATG GCGTGCTGTAAGATGCTGACTCCGGTTTTTCTCCTGCTCCGTGTGTTCTCAATGGCCTTGAGCAGTGAAG tgggtCTGGGTGGTAAAGTGCTGTTGTTCCCGTATGAGACAGATTTCAGTTTTGTGAAGTTGACCCCTCAGAAGCCCCTGGGTCTGTCTGCATttaccctgtgtctgcgggtgGCCACGGAGCTGCAGGGAGAGCGGCAGGTCATTCTGTTCGCCTACCGCACGCCTGACTACGACGAGCTGAACGTGTGGCGGGAGAAGGACGGCCGTGTGTCCTTCTACCTGAGCGGGGACGGGGCGTTCTTCCACCTGCCTCCCCTctccaaatcaaatcaaatcaaatcaaatttatttgtatag
- the LOC136708529 gene encoding C-reactive protein-like, whose amino-acid sequence MKCAALLLCVVLSLDSASSGHLGEKLLLFPKVSNTAYVQLTPLKPLSLSAFTLCMRISVDPHVLDAEGRETILFAYRTKDFDELNLWQEKGQLSFYMSSETGAFFPLKPLSTFRTNLCLTWESSLGLAAFWVDGRRSMLQEYRKNHRVQPGGVVILGQDPDSFVGNFDAKQSFVGEISDVNMWDFVLTERQIRAFNEKYWLGPIPNVLKWSVMEGDVKGEVLVVPENHL is encoded by the coding sequence gacatCTCGGTGAAAAGCTGCTGCTTTTCCCCAAAGTGTCGAACACTGCCTACGTGCAGCTCACGCCTCTGAAGCCCCTCAGTTTATCAGCTTTCACTCTGTGTATGCGGATCTCTGTGGACCCACACGTGCTCGATGCAGAGGGACGTGAGACCATCCTCTTCGCTTATCGCACCAAAGACTTTGATGAGCTGAACCTGTGGCAGGAGAAAGGCCAACTCTCCTTCTACATGAGCAGTGAGACAGGAGCCTTCTTCCCCCTCAAACCCCTCTCCACCTTCCGCACAAACCTGTGTCTCACCTGGGAGTCCAGCTTGGGCCTGGCCGCGTTCTGGGTGGACGGGCGCCGCAGCATGCTGCAAGAGTACAGAAAAAACCACAGAGTCCAGCCCGGTGGCGTGGTGATATTGGGGCAGGATCCAGACTCATTTGTTGGGAATTTTGATGCGAAACAGAGTTTTGTGGGTGAGATTTCAGACGTAAATATGTGGGACTTTGTGCTGACGGAGCGACAGATCCGAGCCTTCAATGAGAAATATTGGTTAGGACCGATTCCAAACGTTCTCAAATGGAGCGTAATGGAGGGTGACGTTAAGGGAGAAGTCCTTGTCGTCCCAGAGAACCACTTATGA